The Roseimicrobium gellanilyticum DNA segment CCGCCAGGCTGGCCAGCACTTCAATCCTCATACCTATGAGGACATCAAGACCATGGCGGACCATGTGCACTACGCGGGCAGCGTCGGTGAGAATGCGCACTGGGGGCCGCGTGCCGGTCAGGTGAATCTCCCCGTCAGCAATGACACCGATCACGCTGGTGGCGGTCATGCGCACTGTGGACTGGCGATTTACAACGGTGACAATTTCCCGGTCGAGTACAGAGGTGAACTGCTCTTCAGCAATCTTCATGGCCATCGCCTGGTGCAGGATCATGCGGACCCAATTGCCAGCTCGTATGTGGGCCAGCATCGCGCGGACTTCATGCGCAGCAACGACCACTCCTTCATCTCGGTCACGCAAAAGGTCGGTCCAGATGGCGCTTTGTACATCAGCGACTGGTCGGACAAGCAGACCTGCCATCATCGCGATGTGAAGGCGTGGGACCGCAGCAACGGGCGTATCTATCGCATCGTGTATGACACGCACAAGCCGTGGAAGGGAGACCTCGCGAAGCTGGGCGATGCCGAACTCGCGAAGATGGCCGTGGAGAGCACGAATGGATGGTTCGAGCGCATGGCACGCCGCGTCCTCATGGAGCGTGCGGCCTCTGGCAAGCTGGAAAAAGATGCCTCAGGCAATCCCGTCGCGCCGATGAAACTCATGGAGTGGTATGTGATGAACTCCGCTCCGAACAAGGAGAGTGTGCCCAATGGCAGATTGAAGTCCCAATGGGCGTTGCAAGTGATCGGGGCTGCGGAGCAGGATGTCGTGGGAACTCCACCCGCAGACACGGATGAGAGCGTGAACGTTTTCGCGATTCGTACTCTCCAGGGCAAGGGCTTGAGTGCTGAATCCATCGGTCACCTCAACACGGCGGCGAAAGCCACCAAGTCGCCGGTGGTGCGCCGCGAACTCGCGTCGCTTCTCCAGCGCCTTCCTATTGCCCAGCGTGAGGGTATTGCCATGGCCCTCATCTCCCGCAAGGAAGACGCGGCGGATCCCATGATTCCCTTGTTGGTATGGTATGGCATCGAACCCCTCGTCGCGGAAGATCCTGCCAAGGGTATTGCGCTCGCCAATGTCAGCCAGATGGACAAGGTCACGGGCTTCATCTATCGCCGTCTCTCGGGTGATCCTGCGGGCCGTGAGGCGTTGCTTTCCGCTGTCGTCAGCATGAAGGACGCGGCACAACAGAAGAAGACGTTGACCATGTTGGTCGATGCAGCGCGCACGGCTGGAAAGCTCTCGACACCTCAGAACTGGTCTACAACTTCCGCATCACTGCGCTCCGTGGACGCCACTGCCGTGGATGAGCTTTCCGCGCTCTTCGGCGATGCTGCTGCCATCAAGGCTTTCCGCGAAGAGCTTGCGAATGCCTCTGCGTCGCCGCAGAAGCGCGAAGCCGCTCTGCGTGTTCTTTTGCAGGTGCGTGACGTGGCTTCCGCCAAGCCCTGCCAAGAAATCATTGCAGGTGCTGCGTCGCCACTACGCCGCAAGGCCATTCAAGCGCTTGCCGGTCTGCCCGATGTAGGCAATGCCCCCGCGTTGGTGGTTGTGTACGCATCTCTCTCCAACGAGGAGAAGAGTGATGCCATCTCCGTGCTCGCATCCACGAAGGAAGGTGCAGTCGCCTTGCTCAAGGCTGTGGAGGGCAAGACGGTATCGAGGGATGCGCTCACGCCGTTCCTCATCCGCCAGCTCCAAACGCTCAAGGACAAGAACGTGGACGCGCTTGTCGCTCAGGTATGGGGGACAGTGAATCAGTCGAAAGCAGATCTGCCGCAGCGTGTGGCGAAGTTCAAAGCGATGCTCTCCGCGGATAAGCTCAAGGGCGCGGATCTTGTGAATGGCAAACTGGTCTACACCAGCACCTGCGGCACGTGCCACAAGCTCCTGGGCGAAGGCGCCAGCGTGGGCCCGGATCTCACGGGTTCGAATCGCGGCAGCCTCGACTACCTTCTGGAGAACGTGCTCGACCCGAACGCCATCATCGGAAAGGCCTACCAGCTCAATCTCTTCTCCATGAAGGACGGTCGCGTACTCAGCGGCATCGTGAAGGAGGAAACGGATGATGCCTATCGCGTGGTCATGCCCGGTGGTGTGGAGTTCACTCTCACCAAGGCCGAGGTCGCGACGCGTGAAATCTCGAAGTTCAGCACCATGCCCGAGGGGCAGTTCGAGGCATTGCCAGCCGATATGGTCATCAACCTCGTCGCGTATCTGCAGAGCAACGTCTCCAAGCCCGCGACACCTGCCGCTGCCGGAGGGAATGCTCGCTGGGTGGAAGGTGCCATCGAAGGTGAGTCCTTGAGAGTGCTCAGCACCAGTGGTGGCAGTGCGCGTCCGCAGGCCATGGGTGGATTCGGCCCGCAGTGGAGCGGTGGACAGCACCTCTGGTGGACCGGTGCCAAGGCTGGCGACACGCTCACGGTGTCTCTCCCCGCGGAAAAGGCTGGCAAGTACGCGCTCAAGCTCGCCCTTACCAAGGCCCGCGACTATGGCATGATTGAAGCCACGCTCAACGAGACTCCCGTCTCAGCGGCAAAACTGGATCTCTACAACACACCGAACGTGATCCACACCGGAGAACTCGACTGGGGCACGTACGACTTGCCTGCTGGGGAGAACAAACTCACCATCAAGATTACCGGAGCCAATGCCGCTGCGGTGCAAAAGTTCATGGTCGGCATCGATTATGTGAAGCTGGAGAAGAGGTGAGGCCCGCCACGCGGGCAACACATTGCTCGGTGATGAATTCATTCGTAGCTGCGCCATAAAGGGGGCCTTGCAGCCTTTCAGGCTGCAACTTCGGTTGGGGTTGGGCGTGTGCTTCACGACATCTGAAAAATTGACTTCCCTCACACAAGCATTCCGCCCTGCGTCGTTGTCATAGATGCATGGCATTCATCCCATCTGGCAACGGGGACTCCCCACCCGGCGACA contains these protein-coding regions:
- a CDS encoding PVC-type heme-binding CxxCH protein, coding for MHSSRLTLPLMMAALASLAPVPTASAESLIRWEKRVLETRFFSEGAAFGDLNNDGKNDIVYGPYYWLGPDFKTPVSFYKQDEFNINGYSNNFFSYVHDVDGDGFKDVLVLGFPGKDARWYRNPGKTPSAEWQAFQVADIVDNESPEFTDVTGDGKPEVVCSREGRFGYYSADGGDVTKTWQWHPLTEDVKVGKFTHGMGIGDVNGDGRLDFLEAKRWWEAPASGNAWKQHTFNLTGGGGAQMFAYDFNGDGRNDIITSLNAHQYGVAWFENKGGQDGAAWEKRLIVGSQPWENEYGVRFSQPHALALQDVDGDGLKDLITGKRYWAHNGHDPNERDPRVLYWFQTKRGKDGKVEFIPHMIDGDTGVGTQLTTGDIDGDGLLDVVVGNKYGCRVLLQRREQVSAERFAQFQPRKFYGPESMPSSKYAGGLSPQEAVKAMTLPAGFKAELVTAEPDLVQPIAMCWDERGRLWVVEGNTYPQRAPEGEGKDRILIFADEDGNGSFETRKVFLENLNLVSGIEVGFGGVWVGAAPNFLFIPDKDRDDKPDGPAQVLLDGWGYQDTHETLNSFIWGPDGWLYGCHGVFTHSRVGKPGTPDEQRTPLNCAVWRYHPVKHEFEVFAHGTSNPWGLDYNDQGEFFVTACVIQHLYHIVPGGRYHRQAGQHFNPHTYEDIKTMADHVHYAGSVGENAHWGPRAGQVNLPVSNDTDHAGGGHAHCGLAIYNGDNFPVEYRGELLFSNLHGHRLVQDHADPIASSYVGQHRADFMRSNDHSFISVTQKVGPDGALYISDWSDKQTCHHRDVKAWDRSNGRIYRIVYDTHKPWKGDLAKLGDAELAKMAVESTNGWFERMARRVLMERAASGKLEKDASGNPVAPMKLMEWYVMNSAPNKESVPNGRLKSQWALQVIGAAEQDVVGTPPADTDESVNVFAIRTLQGKGLSAESIGHLNTAAKATKSPVVRRELASLLQRLPIAQREGIAMALISRKEDAADPMIPLLVWYGIEPLVAEDPAKGIALANVSQMDKVTGFIYRRLSGDPAGREALLSAVVSMKDAAQQKKTLTMLVDAARTAGKLSTPQNWSTTSASLRSVDATAVDELSALFGDAAAIKAFREELANASASPQKREAALRVLLQVRDVASAKPCQEIIAGAASPLRRKAIQALAGLPDVGNAPALVVVYASLSNEEKSDAISVLASTKEGAVALLKAVEGKTVSRDALTPFLIRQLQTLKDKNVDALVAQVWGTVNQSKADLPQRVAKFKAMLSADKLKGADLVNGKLVYTSTCGTCHKLLGEGASVGPDLTGSNRGSLDYLLENVLDPNAIIGKAYQLNLFSMKDGRVLSGIVKEETDDAYRVVMPGGVEFTLTKAEVATREISKFSTMPEGQFEALPADMVINLVAYLQSNVSKPATPAAAGGNARWVEGAIEGESLRVLSTSGGSARPQAMGGFGPQWSGGQHLWWTGAKAGDTLTVSLPAEKAGKYALKLALTKARDYGMIEATLNETPVSAAKLDLYNTPNVIHTGELDWGTYDLPAGENKLTIKITGANAAAVQKFMVGIDYVKLEKR